The genomic window CCAAGGTAAGAAAGATAAGTGTCTCCGCGACATCAAGCACTACCTGCGCCTAATCAACTACAGCTTAGTTGTGGGTGGTACTGGACCTTTGGATGAGTGGGGTATTGCAGGTGCTCGTGAAGTCTATCGCTCTTTGAATCTGCCTACCGCTCCCTATGTTACTGCAATGACTTACACCCGCGATCGCGCTTGCGCTCCTCGTGATTTGTCTCCTCAAGCGTTGGTTGAGTTCCGCAATCTCCTCGACTACGTAATCAACTCCCTTTCATAGTAATAGGGATTGACTAGACGTAGACGAGTGATCGTCATACTCTAGAACTA from Nostoc sp. UHCC 0926 includes these protein-coding regions:
- a CDS encoding bleomycin hydrolase, which gives rise to MKSVITTVITSADAAGRFPSTSDLESVQGSIQRANARLEAAEKLASGIDAVAKEGYDAAFKKYPYLNQEGEAGDTQGKKDKCLRDIKHYLRLINYSLVVGGTGPLDEWGIAGAREVYRSLNLPTAPYVTAMTYTRDRACAPRDLSPQALVEFRNLLDYVINSLS